Proteins co-encoded in one Maridesulfovibrio ferrireducens genomic window:
- a CDS encoding PhoH family protein: MSEQEKIRVKLEFDDVGLSSTLFGAQNSNLDAISKLSGVQINSRGNSLHLIADSHELIDPVAKSFSQLYSVLKSGKKVFPEDVEAAYKIICRNPAADLVKIFRDELFSVSSKKTISPRTLTQRAYFSAIRENDMVFSIGPAGTGKTYLAVAMAVYAYTRKEVKKIILTRPAVEAGEKLGFLPGDLVDKVNPYMRPLYDALYDMLDYAKVQDMIEENIIEIAPLAFMRGRTLSNAFVILDEAQNTTPEQMKMFITRLGFGSKAVITGDITQVDLPGNISSGLVVARNILKNVEGISFVKFEDTDVVRHPLVSKIVKAYDSYECSGGKI, from the coding sequence ATGTCTGAACAAGAAAAAATACGGGTAAAATTGGAATTCGATGATGTTGGGTTATCGAGTACACTTTTTGGTGCTCAGAATTCAAATCTTGATGCAATTTCAAAACTTTCGGGCGTGCAGATTAATAGCAGGGGCAATTCGTTACATCTGATTGCGGACAGCCATGAGCTTATTGATCCAGTCGCGAAGTCTTTCAGTCAACTTTATTCAGTCCTTAAGTCCGGAAAGAAAGTTTTTCCGGAAGACGTGGAAGCTGCGTATAAAATTATATGCCGTAATCCCGCCGCGGACCTTGTAAAAATTTTCAGAGACGAACTGTTTTCAGTTTCTTCTAAAAAAACAATTTCTCCTCGCACACTTACTCAACGTGCTTATTTTTCTGCTATTCGCGAAAATGATATGGTTTTTTCCATTGGTCCGGCCGGTACTGGAAAGACATATCTTGCTGTTGCAATGGCTGTTTATGCCTATACTCGTAAAGAAGTTAAAAAGATTATTCTGACTAGGCCGGCTGTTGAAGCTGGAGAAAAGCTTGGCTTTCTGCCCGGTGATCTGGTGGATAAGGTCAATCCTTATATGCGTCCGCTTTATGATGCTCTTTATGATATGCTGGATTATGCAAAAGTTCAGGATATGATTGAAGAAAATATCATTGAAATAGCTCCTTTAGCCTTTATGCGCGGTAGAACGCTGAGTAACGCATTCGTTATTCTTGATGAAGCGCAGAACACCACTCCTGAACAGATGAAAATGTTTATTACCCGTCTTGGATTCGGTTCCAAGGCCGTTATTACCGGTGATATTACTCAAGTTGATTTGCCGGGAAATATTTCATCGGGTTTGGTTGTTGCCCGCAATATTCTCAAAAATGTTGAAGGGATCAGTTTTGTGAAATTTGAAGACACGGATGTTGTCAGGCATCCTCTTGTTTCAAAAATAGTAAAAGCCTATGATTCTTATGAATGCAGTGGCGGCAAAATATGA
- the ybeY gene encoding rRNA maturation RNase YbeY, giving the protein MTLSLLYECRPDSNFPLSKREVAHMAELLLNTLKIDGFDFDLKITDDSAIAVINHDFLGCVGPTNVLSFPFSETPDITKNKYLGEIVLSVDTLARETRLYGQVPEDHLVRLLAHALLHLAGYDHGQEMYSLTDVAVETVAPIFRQRIVGWH; this is encoded by the coding sequence ATGACCTTATCATTGCTATATGAGTGTAGACCTGATTCTAATTTTCCGTTGAGCAAAAGAGAAGTGGCACATATGGCTGAACTTCTGCTTAACACCTTAAAGATAGACGGTTTCGACTTTGATTTAAAAATAACTGATGATTCGGCTATTGCCGTGATCAATCATGATTTTTTAGGTTGCGTCGGGCCTACCAATGTTTTGAGTTTTCCTTTTTCTGAAACGCCAGATATTACTAAAAATAAATATTTGGGTGAAATTGTTCTGTCTGTTGATACATTAGCTCGTGAGACAAGGCTTTACGGCCAAGTCCCCGAAGATCACCTTGTCAGACTTCTGGCTCATGCTTTGCTGCATTTGGCTGGATATGATCACGGGCAGGAGATGTATTCGCTTACAGATGTTGCCGTTGAGACAGTTGCTCCTATTTTCCGACAGCGAATAGTGGGTTGGCACTGA
- a CDS encoding response regulator, with the protein MPRILVVDDDPISRQILRAMLEKEGHVVSEAEDGVKALNNYDKSSIDLVITDIFMPEKEGVQTVRELIKENPDVKIIAVSGGSSSANYDSLDWIKMFGVKYTFTKPFDSKAIISAIDELLTE; encoded by the coding sequence ATGCCTCGGATTCTCGTCGTTGATGATGATCCCATATCTCGTCAAATTCTTCGTGCAATGCTGGAGAAAGAAGGTCATGTTGTTTCGGAAGCAGAAGATGGCGTAAAAGCTCTTAATAATTACGATAAAAGCTCTATTGATCTTGTTATAACTGATATTTTTATGCCTGAAAAAGAAGGTGTGCAAACTGTAAGGGAACTTATCAAAGAAAACCCTGATGTTAAGATTATTGCAGTTTCAGGCGGAAGTTCTTCAGCAAATTATGATTCTTTGGATTGGATTAAGATGTTTGGTGTGAAGTATACCTTCACCAAACCGTTTGATTCAAAAGCAATTATATCGGCGATAGATGAATTGCTCACTGAATAA